One window of Leptotrichia sp. oral taxon 498 genomic DNA carries:
- a CDS encoding aminotransferase class IV, translating to MAGKTEFMKYAYFNKEIVEFEKATVSIATHSLQYGTTCFGGVRGYYRNGKVAIFRLEDHYKRLMTASKMLGFEFFMGWDEFKNIVTELVKKNDIKEDFYMRPFIFCKEPRLSPKKAGLDFDLAIYMLPLADYVSTKGGLKLMSSTYRKYNDSSIPTKAKAGGSYINSFLATSDAQRNGYDDALMFDDTGNVVEVSVANIVLIYRDQVIIPDTGNAALEGITVRSALELLEYNGYKVNRGKIDRSMVFTADELLVTGTAMKITYAESLDQRPIGQLDFHAEPKPGKFYELLKGEYEKVINGDHELSKEWLFVVE from the coding sequence ATGGCAGGTAAAACTGAATTTATGAAATACGCATATTTCAATAAAGAAATAGTGGAATTTGAAAAGGCGACAGTAAGTATCGCGACTCACAGTTTACAATATGGAACAACTTGTTTCGGTGGAGTTAGAGGATACTACAGAAATGGGAAAGTTGCAATTTTTAGATTGGAAGACCATTATAAAAGACTTATGACAGCTTCAAAAATGTTAGGTTTTGAATTTTTCATGGGATGGGATGAATTTAAAAATATCGTAACTGAATTAGTTAAAAAGAACGATATTAAAGAAGATTTTTACATGAGACCATTCATTTTCTGTAAAGAACCAAGATTATCACCAAAAAAAGCAGGACTTGATTTTGATTTAGCAATTTATATGTTACCTCTTGCAGATTATGTAAGCACAAAAGGTGGATTAAAATTAATGAGTTCAACTTATAGAAAATACAATGATTCGTCTATTCCAACTAAAGCAAAAGCAGGTGGTTCTTACATTAATTCATTCCTAGCAACAAGTGATGCACAAAGAAATGGTTATGATGATGCGTTAATGTTTGATGACACAGGAAATGTAGTAGAAGTTTCTGTTGCAAATATTGTATTAATTTACAGAGACCAAGTAATTATTCCTGATACAGGAAATGCAGCTCTTGAAGGAATCACAGTAAGATCAGCATTAGAATTATTGGAATACAATGGATATAAAGTTAATCGTGGAAAAATTGACCGTTCAATGGTATTCACAGCAGATGAGTTGTTGGTAACAGGAACAGCAATGAAAATCACTTATGCTGAATCATTAGACCAAAGACCAATCGGACAATTGGACTTCCATGCTGAACCAAAACCTGGTAAATTCTATGAATTGTTAAAAGGTGAATATGAAAAAGTTATTAATGGAGATCACGAATTATCTAAAGAATGGTTATTTGTTGTAGAATAA
- the der gene encoding ribosome biogenesis GTPase Der produces MKQTVAIVGRPNVGKSTLFNKLVGDRLSIVKDEPGVTRDRLYREMEWLGNKFLLVDTGGLEPRTQDFMMSKIKKQAQVAIDEADVIIFLVDGKAGITGLDEDVATILRKQDKKVIVAVNKIDNYMKEQENIFEFYGLGFEEVIGISGEHKTNLGDLLDAVVEKFDNKSTKEISEGLSIAILGRPNAGKSSLLNKLLNKERSIVSDIAGTTRDTIDSALKYDGEMYTLIDTAGIRRKSKVEDDIEYYSVLRAMKAIKRADVCVLMLDATELLTDQDKRIAGMIYDERKPIIIAINKWDLIEKNDNSVKEFKELVKADLSFLDYAPIVTISALTGKRTLNILEQAKFINEEYHKKVTTGILNQILAEIVAQNPVPTRKGRAVKLNYGTQISQAPPKFVFFANNPELIHFSYKRYIENKLREYFGFEGCPIDIVFNKKGDKIFG; encoded by the coding sequence ATGAAACAAACTGTAGCGATTGTTGGTAGACCAAATGTGGGAAAATCGACATTGTTTAATAAATTGGTGGGGGACAGATTATCTATAGTAAAAGATGAGCCAGGAGTTACTCGTGATAGACTTTATCGTGAAATGGAATGGCTGGGAAATAAATTCTTGCTTGTTGACACAGGTGGACTTGAGCCTAGAACTCAAGATTTTATGATGAGTAAAATAAAAAAACAGGCGCAAGTTGCGATTGATGAAGCGGATGTAATTATATTTTTGGTGGATGGAAAAGCTGGAATTACAGGGCTTGATGAAGATGTGGCAACAATTCTTCGTAAACAGGATAAAAAGGTTATCGTGGCTGTCAATAAAATTGATAACTATATGAAGGAGCAGGAAAATATTTTTGAATTTTATGGTCTTGGATTTGAAGAAGTTATTGGAATTTCTGGAGAACACAAGACAAATTTGGGAGATTTGCTGGATGCTGTAGTTGAAAAATTTGATAATAAAAGTACAAAAGAAATTTCAGAAGGGCTTAGCATTGCGATTCTTGGACGACCAAATGCTGGGAAATCCTCGCTTTTAAACAAATTATTGAATAAAGAGCGTTCGATTGTGAGTGATATTGCTGGAACAACAAGAGATACAATTGATTCGGCGTTAAAATATGACGGGGAGATGTATACTCTTATTGATACCGCAGGAATTCGGAGAAAATCCAAAGTGGAAGATGACATCGAGTATTACAGCGTGCTTCGTGCGATGAAAGCCATTAAAAGAGCGGATGTCTGTGTTTTGATGTTAGATGCGACAGAACTTCTGACGGATCAGGATAAAAGAATTGCAGGAATGATTTATGACGAGAGAAAGCCAATTATAATTGCAATTAACAAATGGGATTTGATTGAAAAAAATGACAACAGCGTGAAAGAGTTTAAAGAGCTTGTCAAGGCGGATTTGTCATTTTTGGACTATGCTCCGATTGTGACAATTTCGGCACTAACTGGAAAAAGAACGCTTAATATTTTGGAACAGGCGAAATTTATCAATGAAGAATATCATAAAAAAGTTACGACTGGAATATTAAATCAGATTTTGGCAGAAATTGTTGCACAAAATCCTGTGCCAACTCGAAAAGGAAGAGCAGTTAAACTTAATTATGGGACACAAATTAGTCAAGCTCCACCAAAATTTGTATTTTTCGCAAACAATCCGGAGTTAATTCATTTTTCTTATAAGAGATATATTGAAAATAAACTTCGTGAATATTTTGGATTTGAAGGATGTCCTATTGACATAGTTTTTAATAAAAAAGGTGACAAAATTTTTGGATAA